One region of Bartonella alsatica genomic DNA includes:
- a CDS encoding DUF1134 domain-containing protein, producing MALSLLTHWYKSTVSVIFLLFVIINTANAQLKPIQQNEPYYSLQEIIDSGHIFFGKTTGGIAAAIQNIFSQYGYPNAYILGEEASGAFFAGLTYGEGEIFTKIYGQQKVFWQGPSVGWDFGGQGSRLMILVYDLNNINNLWGRYGGISGSAYLIAGVGFHVLKRHNVLLVPIRTGIGARLGINVGYLKLTPKPTWNPF from the coding sequence ATGGCTCTCTCTCTTCTAACACACTGGTACAAAAGCACTGTATCTGTAATCTTCCTTTTATTCGTCATCATAAATACTGCTAATGCCCAACTCAAACCAATACAACAAAACGAACCTTATTATTCGCTGCAAGAAATTATCGATTCCGGTCATATTTTTTTTGGAAAAACTACCGGCGGTATAGCAGCAGCAATTCAAAATATCTTTTCACAATACGGTTATCCAAATGCCTATATTTTAGGGGAAGAAGCTTCTGGAGCCTTTTTCGCTGGATTAACCTATGGCGAAGGAGAGATTTTTACAAAAATTTACGGTCAGCAGAAAGTTTTTTGGCAAGGTCCTTCTGTAGGATGGGATTTTGGTGGCCAAGGTTCCCGTTTAATGATTTTAGTTTACGATCTTAATAATATAAATAATTTATGGGGACGCTATGGTGGTATTTCAGGTTCGGCCTATTTAATTGCAGGTGTTGGTTTTCATGTCCTGAAACGTCACAATGTCTTATTAGTTCCGATACGGACAGGTATTGGGGCACGCCTCGGCATCAATGTAGGATATTTAAAATTAACACCCAAACCAACATGGAACCCATTTTAA